The following proteins come from a genomic window of Malus domestica chromosome 02, GDT2T_hap1:
- the LOC103411970 gene encoding rust resistance kinase Lr10-like, whose protein sequence is MCIIFIIIISEMQKLIISSFCILILVFFKLVEASQYVCAKSNCSNDQGPAIHFPLNIRRTHHCGNSGLECNGRYEQQILIKLFVKDTDYKRQEIQVYSPSNCLLLKLVEIPNMPPSPFVPVVDYMINFINVTLFSCPTSVAIRDTYGCQVPCLGDRGKRTYAIDSGVYFETLFQNLESCTKMYDVLSVPIADEYYVFRFKWSIPNCRKCGEGKKCEWQNNEIKCLPWRKPSNTWKKVVTGGILCALLLVLLTIAAYRVYSADRKEKESRLRIERFLEDYKALKPSRYSYADIKRITNQFKDKLGEGAYGTVFKGMLSSEFFIAVKVLNSSKGDGEEFVNEVRTMGHIHHVNVARLVGFCADGFVRALVYEFFPNGSLQDFISSADSKNSFLGWDKLQDIALGIAKGIEYLHQGCDLRILHFDIKPHNVLLDQNFTPKISDFGLAKLCSKDQSLVSMTTARGTMGYIAPEVFSRNFGNVSYKADVYSFGMLLLEMVGGRKNIGSITDNTTNEIYYPQWIYNLLEEGDDLRIHIGEEGDGKIPKKLAIIGLWCIQWHPSDRPSMKIVVQMLEGGGESLSMPPNPFVPTGSTTRNARHLELEAIAELE, encoded by the exons atgtgcattatttttattattattatctcaGAAATGCAGAAATTGATCATCTCTTCCTTCTGCATATTGATACTGGTTTTCTTCAAACTAGTTGAAGCAAGCCAATATGTGTGCGCGAAATCCAACTGTAGCAATGATCAAGGCCCGGCTATCCATTTCCCATTGAACATCAGGCGCACACATCATTGTGGAAATTCTGGGCTTGAATGCAATGGGAGATATGAGCAGCAAATactaataaaattatttgtcaaAGACACAGATTACAAGCGTCAGGAAATCCAAGTCTATTCCCCAAGTAACTGCCTGCTGCTAAAGCTTGTTGAAATCCCAAACATGCCACCCTCTCCCTTCGTGCCAGTAGTCGATTACATGATTAATTTCATAAACGTTACCTTATTCAGTTGTCCTACTTCTGTTGCAATACGAGATACGTATGGTTGTCAAGTCCCCTGCCTTGGCGACCGTGGCAAGAGAACTTATGCCATTGATTCTGGGGTTTATTTTGAAACTCTCTTCCAGAATCTAGAATCCTGTACAAAAATGTATGATGTTTTATCAGTTCCAATAGCCGATGAATATTATGTTTTTCGTTTCAAATGGTCTATACCAAATTGCAGAAAATGTGGAGAGGGAAAGAAGTGTGAATGGCAGAACAATGAAATTAAATGTCTTCCCTGGAGGAAACCAA GCAACACATGGAAAAAAGTGGTTACAGGTGGAATCCTGTGTGCTTTGCTTCTTGTTCTACTGACGATTGCAGCATATCGGGTATATAGCGCTGAtagaaaggagaaagagagtcgATTAAGAATTGAAAGATTCTTGGAGGACTACAAAGCACTCAAACCAAGCAGGTATTCGTACGCAGATATTAAGAGGATTACAAATCAATTCAAGGACAAGTTGGGCGAAGGAGCCTATGGAACTGTCTTCAAAGGAATGCTCTCTTCTGAATTCTTCATTGCTGTCAAAGTCCTCAACAGTTCCAAGGGAGATGGGGAAGAGTTCGTAAATGAAGTGCGAACGATGGGTCATATCCACCACGTAAACGTGGCTCGCTTGGTTGGATTTTGTGCTGATGGATTTGTACGAGCTCTTGTTTACGAGTTCTTCCCCAATGGTTCCCTGCAGGATTTCATTTCATCTGCAGATAGTAAGAATTCATTTCTTGGTTGGGATAAGCTACAAGATATTGCCCTAGGCATAGCCAAAGGAATTGAATATCTTCACCAGGGATGCGATCTACGAATCCTGCATTTCGACATCAAACCCCATAATGTTTTGCtagaccaaaacttcactccaAAAATTTCTGATTTTGGTTTGGCCAAGTTATGTTCCAAGGATCAAAGCTTGGTGTCCATGACTACAGCAAGGGGGACCATGGGCTACATTGCACCTGAAGTGTTCTCCAGGAATTTCGGAAATGTGTCGTACAAGGCAGATGTTTATAGCTTTGGAATGCTACTGCTTGAGATGGtaggaggaaggaagaatatTGGTTCAATTACGGATAACACTACAAATGAAATTTACTATCCACAGTGGATTTATAATCTTCTAGAGGAAGGGGATGACCTACGAATCCACATTGGGGAAGAAGGAGATGGTAAAATTCCAAAGAAACTTGCAATTATAGGGCTATGGTGTATCCAGTGGCACCCGTCGGATCGTCCTTCCATGAAAATAGTGGTTCAGATGttagaaggaggaggagaaagcTTGAGTATGCCGCCTAATCCCTTTGTGCCTACTGGTTCTACAACTAGGAATGCAAGACACCTAGAGCTAGAAGCTATTGCTGAATTAGAGTAA